From the Malassezia vespertilionis chromosome 5, complete sequence genome, the window CGCCGAACAATTTGTCCGCAGCATCGCGTGCGTTGCCGGACTGGAAACGGTTTGGCAGCATGTTTGGTGCGGCACTAGGCCGGGAATGGCGCCCATAGAAGCATCTTATTTTTTTATAGCATGGCATTCTCACCGCTATGCATGGTATCTATTCGTGCGGGATAAGCCGCGCAATTTCATCCGCGCTCAGATCGCCCAGCAGGCCAAGCcgcgtgtgcagcgtccGGGCTTCTTGATCGGGACTCGTTTCTCTATCCACATCCATCGAGCTAATGTGGTGTCGCGCCTTgtcggcagcgcgcagAATAAGGCCAAGGGCGATGGTATGCTGCGGAAAAGAAGTCTTGGTCCATACTAGCCCGTTGGCGCCGACCGCGGCCTCGAATGCAAAATGCTTTGCGACTTTCGATAGCAACGTGTGCTGACGCCTGTTCAACGCATGCGCAAGTGCCAAACTTACCGGCCATAccatcgtcgcgcaggTTTCGGGATCGTATTTGAGCTCGCCCATAGCCTCTGCTTTGTTGGTAACTGCGTCCACACAGCTTAGCTCTGGCTCGGTCCATGGCTCGGCATGCACAATGCGGGCGTATACAAGTGCACCAATCTCCAAATTCGGTCggttgcggcgcgtcgcgccctCGAAAGCGAGAACGGggagcgtcgcggcgtgtgcggaGAAAAGTGACACCGTGTAGCTttccgcaccgcgcgctgtgaCCTGTCCAATTACAAGATCGTCTGTCGAGGAAACGTATCGGTGCGCATCGCATTCAACCCACCATCCCTGTGTGCTCGCTGTTTCGTTCGATTTACGTTTGCGGTCCTTGTGGGTATTCACTACATGGCCGAGCGCCCCCGGCCGGATTGCGACGAGCGAGACATTCTCCGTTTGGTCTGGTGTCGTGCCTGGACTCAGCAAAACACTTGGTCCCTGTTTTATGTCTTTTACGCtctgcgcagcgtctggAATTACATCCCCTGGCAGTACAATGAccatcgcgcacaagtCGGTGCAGCACGCAGGACAGCGAAAAAGAGGTGTATTAGTAATGTGCAATCGTGGCATTTTGGGCATtttccgcctcgtcgccTTGTTGCGTACCGCTGCCATCATGGCACGTGGAACGCACTTGTTTCGTACGTATCGAGCGAACGAGTGTATGGCGCATGGCATGCAAGGATGCTTTATCTCAATCTTATCCACATTATCCGAGCGCATTACATGCGTACTTGAAGAAGAACGAGAAAAACTGAGCATTTTGTCCAtcgccgcatcgcgccgagcactTGACTAACGAAAGACGATTGTACATACATACCACACACACATCCAAATCCCGCCACGACCAAGTAGCACACGTTAGCGTACCTACGCGCCCCCACGCGCCCCCACGCGCCCCCATCTCTTtgctgcgtgcacgcaaGGCGAGCAGGCCTCCAAAGCACGTGATGCGAATGCCCGAGTGCAAAGCCCGTTGCGTAATCCACTGCTTTTACCATGACGGCACTGCGTACGGTGATGAtgcgcaatgccgcgcttgcaggGTCAAGCACGGTGCGTCCCATGTGCACGTCTATGCGCACCTTCAACAAGAAGGAGGATCCCGATTTTCAGGCGGGCGTGCCGGAAAGCATGGGTGAAGGCTCTCGCGATCTGGTCGCCGAGCAGGTCAACCGCATCGGCGAGGCAGCGCCTATGTCTGTCGTGAGCGGTGCACCCAGTATGTTTTATGGCCCTATGAAACTAACCATCAGACTCGCTCCATCAGCGTGTTGTGCGTATTTACAAACCGAATAAGTCTGCGACTACCTCTGGCAAGGGCGGCACTCGAGAGTGGCGCGTAGACTTTGATGCCCTAGCTGCGAGTGGCCGCTGGGAGAACCCGTTGATGGGCTGGGCGAGCACGTAAGTAATCGATATGTACAGACAATTAACCTGACAGTGCGGACCACCAGCAAGCTCTCAGCATGAAGTTTGACGAAAAGGAGGACGCTGTCCACTTTTGCCAGAAACAGGGGTGGGATTTCTTCATCCAGGAGCCACACAAGGCACATATTCCGCCCAAGTCGTACTCTGATATTTTCAAGTACGCGCCGGGAAAGCTCCGCATTTTCCAGACCAAGTAGCTGGTTGCTTGGACGGTTCATAGCTTTTCGATATGCTTCACATGATACGTTTACCGCATcgctcgagcgcgtgtGCCTTTTACGTGGAGGTGTGTATTTCCATTCCGCCCTGGTCCGTCTTTTTCGTGCACTGTGCATTGTGCGCCATGGTCAGGTATGGGCAGCTTGTGGTAGGACCCCCGGGCGCTGGGAAAACAACCTACTGGTacgtcgcgctgcaaaggTAACCTCAGCTACGGTATGTACCAGTTCCTTTCCGCGCTAGAGCGGCCTGTACAGATTGTAAATTTGGACCCCGCAAACGACGCAGTGCCCTACCCAGCGGCCATCTCGCTGTCTGAGCTCATATCGGTAGATGATGTCATGTCCGAACTGGATCTCGGCCCAAATGTACGTTGCATCTATACGCTGACCAGCAGGGCGCGATGCTGTATTGCATGGAGTATCTGGAACACAATATCGACTGGCTCGAGGAGCGGCTAGCCGCGCTCGATCAAGACTATATCCTCTTTGACTTGCCCGGGCAAGTCGAGCTCACGACGAACCATCCCAGTCTGAAACGCATTTTAGATCGCCTCCAAAAGACACAAGATTGGCGTGTATGTACGCCTTTTTGCTCACGCGCAGCTTGTTTCGGTGCATCTTGCGGATGCCACCAACATTACCGACCCCGCTCGCTACATTTCACTCCTcatcctcgcgctccgcgccatgctcaTGCTCGAGCTTCCCCATGTAAATGTGCTCAGCAAGTTTGATTTGCTCGATgaggagcagcagcaccagCTATGTACGTGCTATGGACCGCTGACCACAGTATTCCAAATCGACTACTACACCGAAGTGCAGGACCTGTCGTACATTACCGAGCATCTCGCACAgacagcgccgcgtttgGCCACCATGAGTCGTCTCTTGGGCGACATCGTGGAAGACTTTGGGCTTGTCTCGTTTGAGACGCTCGCCGTAGAGGAGAAGGAGTCTATGCTGCACCTGCTCCAGGTCCTGGACCGCGCCATTGGGTATGTAGCGCCTGGCAGCGCATGATGTATGCAAGCGTATGCAAAGCTTAATTTCAATTGCATAAATCCCACTACCCCAAGCCTTTCCGGCCGGACGCCGTCTCTTGCTCGAGAGCATGtggctgcgtgcgctgttTGTGTTGCGTGTGGTACCTCTAGTGGCCTTTGCGCAAAATGCCACGACTCCCTCATCGATGCCTGTGATTGATTTGATTCCTACAAATATTTCCTCGACGTGTGGAACGTTCCTCACGCAGCTGGACCAGGACAACTTTTTTCAGCAATGCACAGAGCCGCTTATCCAGGCTACGGACATTTACACGAATGCTACAGAGGGCAACACGGACGCCGCATCCTTGTCGGAGTCATTGGACTCGCTATGCCGGCATAGCGAGGGCTGCGAAAAGTCATTGGTCCGGCAGTATATCTCGCAGTTCTGGGACAACTGCGAAGCCGAGCTGGAAGAAAACGATCCATCTGTCATGGACTTGTACAATTATATCTACATATTCAACCCATTCCGCGACGCGATCTGCTCACGAGACAAGAAAAACACCTACTGCCTGCAAAGCTTATCGCCATTTATGGCCTCTTCACCACAACCTGCCCGGCGCAGTGTAGCAGCCGACGTCGTTTCTGACGACGAGTTCTGGTCGCAGATTATGGCCTCGATCCCGACATCGAATGGCACACAGGACGCTGCCGAAAGCCTGGATCCCTTGCAGGTATTCATGTTCCTCTCTCCCAGCTCGTCCAAGGATATGCTGTGCTCAGAGTGTGCACAACATGTACTCGCCTCTTATATTGCGTTCGAAATGGGCTCGCCGTACGCACTGGGCCTCGATCGATCCGACGTACTGCAGTCCCAGCAAGGTATCTatgaaaaagcgcgcaaggaaTGCGGCCAGGCATTTGTCGACGCTGTGAATCAGCAAGCAAACGTGcagctctttgccgagtccggcggcgagcgcacacTGCCTTTTTCTCGCATCTCGGTCCTGTTTGTCTCTCTTGTGGCCTTGGTATCCATTCTCTAGATTGTAGAATATCTGCATATATACTACTGCGTCGGCGACTGTGCATTGCTATTCGCCGGTCTGGGCGACATGCCGGGCTGGACTCCGTACGCGAGACCAAGGGGAGCATGCCCTGGGGCATTGCTCTGCGTCATAGGGACATAGCGCGGCAAGCCCGGCGCATGGAAAGCAGGCGATTGCGTCGTGCTTGTATCGGGGGCTTGTACCGACTGTACcggctgctgctgctgctgctgctgctgctgctgttGCTGCTGTTgttgctgcgcctgcttgtACAGCTGGACCGCAAGTCCATTGATCTGCTCCTGGCTCAGGTGCGACGCCGCAAGCGTGATCgccagctgctgctgcaaagcGTGTAGATTTGGCGGGCCGGCTGCCGGCGTCCCGACACCCTGTCCGGCGACGTGCGGCATCGCTTGGCTGGCTGGGAGGCTGGGGCTGGGGCGCACAGCTACCGGCGGCGTACCTTGACCCTGCatgtgcgcagcgccgagggcAGGCATTGCAGGGAACGCCATATTTGGCGTGCCGGTAAGCCCTCGCGTGTTAGCGTCATCGCCGGGCTGGAAatggagcgcgcgcatagCCTGCCCAGTGCCTGATGTTTGGCCCATCCGgatctgctgctgcgcctgcggaGGGCTCGCAGCAATGACTATCGGcgggcgcgccgtggcaCTTGCTCCTTGAGCTGCCGGTTTTTTATCGAGTCCGCTAGAGTGCTGCTGTACAGGCGCATGGCTGGGGTTCGCAAAATTGGTATGCTGCGCGTGTGGGTCGATGGTGAAGAACGGCTGCGAGCCGTTGCGTGCAATGAACGGCACGTTGCTTTGCGAAAACAGCAGCGGCTGTTTCTGGCCCTGGGCAGTAAGGAAAGGCGCATTTGCCTGCCCCACACGCAACAAGTTTGGGTTCGGCGAGCCGGTTGCGTtgggcgcttgcgcttgcgacTGCGGCGTCTGTGCGACTTGGATCGGCGTCGCTTGTCCGCTctgcgtcggcggcgggTTCGGCACAGGCTCTGGCTTTGCACCGGGCCCCGGCGAGTCTTGTTCGGCGCCGGACGACTGCAACTGGGGCTGCGTTTGCACCTGTGCCTTGgcctgtgcctgtgcgagctgcaagcgctgctgttGCTGCTGTTGGTAGGCCAtctgtgcagcgcgttgCTGCTCAAAGAATTGGCGAATCGCTGCTtggtcgcgctcggccttgAGTACACTcagcgcctgcggcgtcggcgtcgggATCGATTTGATCTGAATATGTGCGTCCGGCGAGCCGGCATTGTTGCGTTTGACGCCGTTGGCGtttgcttgcgccgccgccgccgccgactggcgctgcgcctgctcgcggcgctttgcattCTTGCGCATCACTTCGAGCAGGTGGCTGCGGTGCtgcttttttcgcgcgccttcgGGCTTTGGCGCTGGGCGCTTGAGCTTCTCCTCCTCTGTTTTCACCGGCTCGGATTCCGACTGGAGCCACTTCAGGCGGTCGTAGCAGTCCCAAGCGGTACGCCGCTCGGAGGACATGACTaggcgcgccgtgttgAAAATGTCGGCTACCAGCGACCAGTTATCCGGGTACTGTTTCGCAAGTGCCGCTAAAAACATGTCGTCTTCGCTGCTCCACGAAagttgcgccgcgcgcgtttcgGGCAATGCAGGCGTAGAGGGCACGGCAGAAAAAAAGTGTGTATAGCCGCGGCTCGCTTTTCCAGCCTTGCGTGCAAAGAGGAGCGAGCCTGACTGTGCAGCCCACGGGCTTGCGTTTGTCTCGCTCATATCGAGCGCCTGGTCTAAACTGCCCGTCCATTGCCCATTTGCGCGGTTGCTCGCAGGGTCCAGTGTGCTCACCAAGGCGGGCTTGGCGTCCAGAAGGCGCGATACATGCATGAGGCGTGAAGgatgcgacgctgcgccttcGACGCGCCGTTTATCGCCCACGCCTTTGTGCGCGTCCTCTTGGGTGGGAGGCGCATATTGCGGAAGCTCGGGGAAGAGTTTCGCAAGGTCGAGCTGGTCCGGGTTAAGGATCTGCATCACTTCTGGTGTGTCGGCTATGCCGacttgcagcagcgccgcagtggTGGATGGGTCCATGTTGTCCAAAAGGGCCCACGGCGAGacgctcgtcgtcgtcatggCCATGCTAAATATGGGCGCGCGAATCGCCGTGAGAAGCGCGAGGGGCAATTTATCGCTCAGCATCACTTCTTTGTCCGCGTCTGGACGAAGACTAACATTCTCGGTGCTCAGCATGGTATCAGTCGCGGCCAATGTCGGCACCTTTTCGGCTGGAACGGGCTCAATATCGCCGTCAGCGTCAGCATCGCCCTCTTCGTCGCCCATAGGCTTAGGCGAAACACTCTTCTCCTCGCCCGAGTCCACTTCCGCCACAGTCTTTTCCGCGTCGAGGGCCGTTTCCAGCGATGGAGACTCGGACATGTGCTCGGGGCTCGTTTCCACAACGGTATCCTCCTTCTTTGGGCGCAGGTAATGTGCACGCAATGCctcacgcgccgcaaaggTCGGCGCTCGGTGCCAGAGCACGACTTGGTGCGCCAATTCATACGCAACCGCAATTTTCCACTTGCGCTCTTCGCGGTAATCCGTCTGAAGCCAGCGCATTTCTTCTAGCATGTAATCCCAatgcgtcttgcgctccaCGGGCCCTTTTGTGCGCTTGGGCTGGCGGAAACTCCAGAGGCCTTGGGATTTCAGTtgctcgatgcgcatcATGGACTTGACAAACTTTTGCTCCGTAAACGCGACTTTCCAGTCGCGCGTCAACAAACACTTGTTCGCTTTGCGCACTAGCCCTGCCGTAGGACTCGCCCGCGCTCGGATACTCCACTGCCACAGGTCGACCGGGCTAGGCGCTGtcgacgcaccgcgcgcggcgcctcgtGCGGGGGtcaatgcacgcgctgtgctctttcgtgcgctgcggtggtGGATTGCGCCGCCTCCCACGCCAATGCCCGTGACACGGCGCATCGGATCGGGCATCAGAGGGCGCAGAGAAGAAGCATAGGTCGCAGACAAGGGATTCGGCGCGAGCTCTTTTAgcgtcggcggcagcggcgtgtcGATATCTGGCAGCTCGCCCTCGGGTGGTATGGTAAGCAATGTAGGGCTTGGAGGGATCCGCAACGCTGTGTGATTGCTGCTTCGagcaggtgcaggtgcaCCGTATTGTTGGCTGGGGTGCGGTGGAGGATTTGCATGCTTTTGGGGGCCTAGGGCATCCTTTGGGGGCATGTTGGCCGCTTCTATCCAGTGCtgagcgcgtgcgcgcaacgatTTTGAGACTGTATCCACACGCTGAGCAAGAGCGGTTGCGCTGGGGTCAGAATTGTGGCGAAGACGCACCTATCTCGCTCCTTGTTTGTTTCGACCGACGACGTATCGTCCGTGAGCGGTACATTGATCTTGCCAGCTTCGTCAAGATCATGTTCTACCTTGTTAAGCATGTGGTATAACCGGCGAGTTTCCTGTCGATACGACGCAGCCACATTGCTAACTGTCAGTGGCTACTGGGAAAAACATACGTCATTTCGGATTTGCACGAGTGTATTTGAGTCGTACGAAGCTCTTCCAGCGTGACGCGACTGCTGCTAGCTTCTACAGCGCTGCGGACAGCTGCGTCCATCGCCTCCTGGCTCATGACAGGTCGACTAAGTGCTTCGCCGCCGTTCGTCCGTCGCTGAGGACGATGGGCGGTTGCGGGCGTGCCGGTAAAAATGTTTTCCACCCTAGTAGGTCTTGTGGAGAATAGGGTAGGGCTGCGTTGGGTATAGAGCGATGGACTATGGGATTAGCATATGTATTGGACAGGGAG encodes:
- the RRP40 gene encoding exosome non-catalytic core subunit rrp40 (COG:J; EggNog:ENOG503P0K7; BUSCO:EOG09264XJC) translates to MVIVLPGDVIPDAAQSVKDIKQGPSVLLSPGTTPDQTENVSLVAIRPGALGHVVNTHKDRKRKSNETASTQGWWVECDAHRYVSSTDDLVIGQVTARGAESYTVSLFSAHAATLPVLAFEGATRRNRPNLEIGALVYARIVHAEPWTEPELSCVDAVTNKAEAMGELKYDPETCATMVWPVSLALAHALNRRQHTLLSKVAKHFAFEAAVGANGLVWTKTSFPQHTIALGLILRAADKARHHISSMDVDRETSPDQEARTLHTRLGLLGDLSADEIARLIPHE
- the NdufS4 gene encoding ndufs4 NADH dehydrogenase Fe-S protein subunit (EggNog:ENOG503P215; COG:C), producing MTALRTVMMRNAALAGSSTVRPMCTSMRTFNKKEDPDFQAGVPESMGEGSRDLVAEQVNRIGEAAPMSVVSGAPNSLHQRVVRIYKPNKSATTSGKGGTREWRVDFDALAASGRWENPLMGWASTADHQQALSMKFDEKEDAVHFCQKQGWDFFIQEPHKAHIPPKSYSDIFKYAPGKLRIFQTK
- a CDS encoding uncharacterized protein (COG:S; EggNog:ENOG503NW15); the protein is MVRYGQLVVGPPGAGKTTYCYGMYQFLSALERPVQIVNLDPANDAVPYPAAISLSELISVDDVMSELDLGPNGAMLYCMEYLEHNIDWLEERLAALDQDYILFDLPGQVELTTNHPSLKRILDRLQKTQDWRLVSVHLADATNITDPARYISLLILALRAMLMLELPHVNVLSKFDLLDEEQQHQLLFQIDYYTEVQDLSYITEHLAQTAPRLATMSRLLGDIVEDFGLVSFETLAVEEKESMLHLLQVLDRAIGYVAPGSA
- a CDS encoding uncharacterized protein (EggNog:ENOG503P4UF), encoding MPVIDLIPTNISSTCGTFLTQLDQDNFFQQCTEPLIQATDIYTNATEGNTDAASLSESLDSLCRHSEGCEKSLVRQYISQFWDNCEAELEENDPSVMDLYNYIYIFNPFRDAICSRDKKNTYCLQSLSPFMASSPQPARRSVAADVVSDDEFWSQIMASIPTSNGTQDAAESLDPLQVFMFLSPSSSKDMLCSECAQHVLASYIAFEMGSPYALGLDRSDVLQSQQGIYEKARKECGQAFVDAVNQQANVQLFAESGGERTLPFSRISVLFVSLVALVSIL
- the eaf1 gene encoding RNA polymerase II transcription elongation factor SpEAF (COG:K; EggNog:ENOG503NWQ0; BUSCO:EOG09261DG0), with protein sequence MSQEAMDAAVRSAVEASSSRVTLEELLSNVAASYRQETRRLYHMLNKVEHDLDEAGKINVPLTDDTSSVETNKERDSATALAQRVDTVSKSLRARAQHWIEAANMPPKDALGPQKHANPPPHPSQQYGAPAPARSSNHTALRIPPSPTLLTIPPEGELPDIDTPLPPTLKELAPNPLSATYASSLRPLMPDPMRRVTGIGVGGGAIHHRSARKSTARALTPARGAARGASTAPSPVDLWQWSIRARASPTAGLVRKANKCLLTRDWKVAFTEQKFVKSMMRIEQLKSQGLWSFRQPKRTKGPVERKTHWDYMLEEMRWLQTDYREERKWKIAVAYELAHQVVLWHRAPTFAAREALRAHYLRPKKEDTVVETSPEHMSESPSLETALDAEKTVAEVDSGEEKSVSPKPMGDEEGDADADGDIEPVPAEKVPTLAATDTMLSTENVSLRPDADKEVMLSDKLPLALLTAIRAPIFSMAMTTTSVSPWALLDNMDPSTTAALLQVGIADTPEVMQILNPDQLDLAKLFPELPQYAPPTQEDAHKGVGDKRRVEGAASHPSRLMHVSRLLDAKPALVSTLDPASNRANGQWTGSLDQALDMSETNASPWAAQSGSLLFARKAGKASRGYTHFFSAVPSTPALPETRAAQLSWSSEDDMFLAALAKQYPDNWSLVADIFNTARLVMSSERRTAWDCYDRLKWLQSESEPVKTEEEKLKRPAPKPEGARKKQHRSHLLEVMRKNAKRREQAQRQSAAAAAQANANGVKRNNAGSPDAHIQIKSIPTPTPQALSVLKAERDQAAIRQFFEQQRAAQMAYQQQQQQRLQLAQAQAKAQVQTQPQLQSSGAEQDSPGPGAKPEPVPNPPPTQSGQATPIQVAQTPQSQAQAPNATGSPNPNLLRVGQANAPFLTAQGQKQPLLFSQSNVPFIARNGSQPFFTIDPHAQHTNFANPSHAPVQQHSSGLDKKPAAQGASATARPPIVIAASPPQAQQQIRMGQTSGTGQAMRALHFQPGDDANTRGLTGTPNMAFPAMPALGAAHMQGQGTPPVAVRPSPSLPASQAMPHVAGQGVGTPAAGPPNLHALQQQLAITLAASHLSQEQINGLAVQLYKQAQQQQQQQQQQQQQQQQPVQSVQAPDTSTTQSPAFHAPGLPRYVPMTQSNAPGHAPLGLAYGVQPGMSPRPANSNAQSPTQ